The proteins below are encoded in one region of bacterium:
- a CDS encoding DUF5647 family protein — MNIYERRTSVLGIEFDRYMREHPEFSEKIPNNAHIVLLLEGDKEFNEWSTNLAKKQAEEDQTMVYITIKKMAPAHSRIKDLELVAG, encoded by the coding sequence ATGAACATTTATGAAAGAAGAACCAGCGTTCTTGGAATTGAATTTGATCGATACATGAGAGAGCATCCGGAATTTTCTGAAAAGATTCCCAACAATGCCCACATAGTCCTGCTTTTGGAGGGAGATAAAGAATTCAATGAATGGAGTACTAATCTTGCAAAGAAACAAGCAGAAGAAGATCAAACAATGGTCTATATCACTATCAAAAAAATGGCACCAGCTCACTCACGGATAAAGGATTTAGAACTGGTAGCTGGATAA
- a CDS encoding ABC transporter permease, whose amino-acid sequence MVWDTIFLALREIRRNVLRSSLTILGIVIGVAAVITMVTLGKGATLQVTSDIAKLGSNMLQVRPGQGFRGPGGTRSTAPPFDLKDVEAVAHTISGLVAVAPTASQNLQAIFGNENWSTSITGTDNAYLQVRNWPLKAGRKFTDTELSGGKAVCILGTTVCKELFGSQDPLGAMVRLKKLSCKVIGVLESKGQSSFGMDQDDVVLVPLRTFHRRIAGNQEISAIFLSVKDGISTEKTRLDIERLMRERRRIPQGEDDNFHVRDMQELVSTMTGTTRLLTALLAAVAAVSLLVGGIGIMNIMLVSVTERTREIGIRLAIGAREREVLMQFLVEAVVLSLLGGVAGIMLGFAMAAAGTNLLHVPFVFDPGITLIAFLFSGAVGILFGFFPARQAARLNPIDALRHE is encoded by the coding sequence ATGGTATGGGACACGATTTTTCTTGCCCTGCGGGAGATCCGGCGCAATGTCCTGCGCTCGTCACTGACCATTCTGGGTATTGTCATCGGAGTGGCCGCAGTTATCACCATGGTGACTCTGGGCAAAGGGGCAACGCTTCAGGTAACTTCAGATATTGCCAAACTCGGCAGCAACATGCTTCAGGTCAGGCCAGGCCAGGGTTTTCGAGGCCCCGGTGGCACGCGGTCAACAGCTCCGCCGTTCGACCTCAAGGATGTCGAGGCGGTGGCTCATACTATCTCCGGTCTGGTGGCCGTAGCGCCGACAGCCTCACAAAACCTCCAGGCTATTTTCGGCAATGAAAACTGGTCCACCTCGATCACCGGCACCGACAACGCCTATTTGCAGGTGCGAAACTGGCCACTCAAGGCCGGTCGCAAATTCACGGATACCGAGCTTTCCGGGGGAAAGGCAGTCTGCATTCTGGGAACTACCGTGTGCAAGGAGCTTTTCGGCAGCCAGGACCCTCTGGGGGCCATGGTCCGCCTGAAAAAGCTTTCCTGCAAAGTCATTGGCGTCCTCGAATCCAAGGGGCAGTCCAGTTTCGGAATGGACCAGGACGATGTCGTCCTGGTGCCGCTTCGCACTTTCCATCGCCGCATCGCCGGAAACCAGGAGATCAGTGCCATTTTTCTGTCGGTGAAGGATGGCATCTCCACGGAAAAGACCCGGCTGGATATCGAGCGCCTGATGCGGGAGCGCCGGCGCATCCCGCAGGGGGAAGATGATAATTTCCATGTCAGGGACATGCAGGAGCTGGTGAGCACCATGACCGGCACGACCAGGCTGCTTACCGCGCTGCTTGCCGCCGTGGCCGCCGTGAGCCTTCTGGTCGGGGGGATCGGCATCATGAACATCATGCTGGTATCCGTCACCGAGCGAACGCGGGAAATCGGCATTCGTCTGGCCATCGGCGCACGGGAGAGGGAGGTGCTCATGCAGTTTCTGGTAGAGGCGGTGGTTCTCTCGCTGCTCGGCGGGGTTGCCGGAATAATGCTCGGATTTGCCATGGCCGCCGCAGGCACCAATCTTCTCCATGTACCCTTCGTGTTCGATCCCGGAATTACCCTGATCGCCTTCCTCTTCTCAGGGGCCGTAGGCATACTGTTCGGCTTCTTCCCTGCCCGCCAGGCCGCAAGACTCAACCCCATCGATGCGCTCAGGCACGAGTAG
- a CDS encoding transposase, with amino-acid sequence MSRPLRIQYPGAIYHITDRGNEQKSIFGDDEDRLRFLNILAQSVKTYQVRVHCFVLMSNHFHLLVETPLGNLGDFMRHFTITYTSYFNRQHNRCGHLYQGRYKSLLIEKDAYFSSVSRYIHLNPVRVNDIRKKTIGEQLDVLWNYQWSSLPGYRDTKGRYEFVEYGYILEEFGGDTLGGRRAYTKQIESDVAEGLSIKDKIIGQSLLGGDGFVSWVSDKFLKGVKDRERPAVGKVYRYVAKDEILKAAAEVLEMRPEELIKTSGITRYISMDLLYRFGGLNNREIGELFGVDYSTVSQSRKRLRQGMKHDEELQGLFRKIERLLSPGCYRTLQE; translated from the coding sequence ATGAGTAGACCTTTGCGTATCCAATATCCAGGTGCAATATATCACATCACAGACCGTGGAAATGAGCAGAAAAGTATTTTTGGGGATGATGAGGATCGCCTACGTTTTCTGAACATTCTTGCTCAATCGGTTAAGACCTATCAGGTCAGAGTCCACTGTTTTGTATTGATGTCGAATCATTTCCACCTGTTGGTTGAAACTCCCTTGGGAAATCTTGGAGATTTCATGCGTCACTTTACTATTACCTATACATCTTATTTCAATCGACAACATAATCGTTGCGGTCATCTGTATCAAGGTAGATATAAAAGTCTACTCATCGAAAAAGATGCCTATTTTTCAAGTGTATCCCGTTATATTCATCTGAATCCGGTCAGGGTCAATGATATCAGGAAAAAAACAATCGGAGAACAACTTGATGTTTTGTGGAATTACCAATGGAGCAGCCTTCCCGGATATCGAGATACCAAAGGCAGATATGAGTTCGTTGAGTATGGATATATACTTGAGGAATTTGGTGGTGATACTCTTGGGGGAAGAAGAGCGTATACAAAACAGATTGAGTCAGATGTGGCGGAGGGTTTATCGATAAAGGATAAAATCATTGGACAAAGCCTGCTTGGAGGAGATGGTTTTGTTTCCTGGGTCAGTGATAAGTTTTTGAAAGGAGTAAAAGACAGAGAGCGGCCAGCGGTAGGTAAGGTTTACCGATATGTCGCCAAGGATGAAATCCTCAAAGCTGCAGCGGAGGTGCTTGAGATGAGGCCAGAGGAATTGATAAAAACCTCTGGAATAACAAGATATATTAGCATGGATCTTTTGTATCGGTTTGGCGGATTGAATAACCGGGAAATAGGAGAGCTGTTTGGAGTCGACTACTCGACCGTGAGCCAGAGCAGAAAGCGATTGCGGCAGGGTATGAAACATGATGAGGAACTTCAGGGTCTCTTTCGAAAGATTGAACGACTATTGTCGCCTGGTTGCTATCGGACGTTACAAGAATAA
- a CDS encoding ABC transporter ATP-binding protein, whose product MTGSASSPHDRPLIEFQGVTKVYGKDHAAMKALAGVDLQIYNGDFVAVMGPSGSGKSTCMNILGCLDVPTSGSYLFRGIEVGALSRDQRALLRRHYLGFVFQGFHLLNRTSALENVELPLIYRRVPARERHMRSRKALEAVGLAGREKHTPGELSGGQQQRVAIARAMVTSPAVLLADEPTGNLDTVRSREIMELLRSLNREHGLTIVMVTHEADMAAYAQRIIHFRDGLIEFEKHNGGGIR is encoded by the coding sequence ATGACAGGGAGCGCTTCGTCACCGCATGATCGGCCGCTTATCGAGTTTCAGGGGGTGACCAAGGTCTATGGCAAAGACCATGCAGCCATGAAGGCCCTGGCCGGTGTAGACCTGCAGATTTATAATGGCGATTTTGTGGCTGTCATGGGGCCGAGCGGATCGGGGAAATCAACCTGTATGAACATCCTGGGATGCCTGGATGTACCCACGAGCGGCAGCTATCTTTTCCGGGGCATCGAGGTGGGTGCACTTTCCCGGGATCAGCGCGCCCTTTTGCGGCGACATTATCTCGGATTCGTGTTTCAGGGATTTCACCTCTTAAACCGCACCTCGGCCCTGGAGAATGTAGAACTGCCCCTGATCTACCGCCGCGTTCCAGCCAGGGAGCGGCATATGCGAAGCCGCAAGGCCCTTGAGGCAGTGGGCCTGGCGGGGAGGGAAAAGCATACGCCGGGCGAGCTTTCCGGCGGGCAGCAGCAGCGGGTGGCCATAGCACGGGCAATGGTAACCAGCCCTGCCGTGCTGCTGGCTGATGAGCCTACCGGCAACCTGGACACGGTCCGCAGCCGGGAAATCATGGAGCTGCTCCGCTCCCTCAACCGGGAGCACGGACTCACCATTGTCATGGTGACCCACGAAGCAGATATGGCGGCTTATGCGCAGCGCATCATTCACTTTCGCGATGGCCTGATCGAATTCGAGAAGCACAACGGGGGAGGTATCCGATAA